The Bradyrhizobium sp. B097 genome contains the following window.
GACCGATCGCCAGGGCAACCAGCAACTTGACGTCACCCCCGCCGATCGCTCCCCGCAGATAGATCACGAAAAGCGCCAGGAACAGGATTGCGGCAACGATCAGCGACTGGCCGATCTGCATCGGACTGGCCAATTGGCCGACGATCCCAAGGAGCGCCAGCGCCAGACAAATTTCGTTTCGGATCAACCGTGTCGCGATATCGATCGTTGCGACATACAACAACAATGCGATTTCCAGACACGAGGTCGTGGACGCAATCCAATTCATGAAATAAACGCCTCAGAAAAAAGGCGGGGGGCAAAAATAATGTCCCCCTCCGGAGCGCTGTCCTCTGGACTTATGCGCTAACCGCGTTGGCAACCGCGGTGCCGATCGAAGTGATCGAGGTGAGCAGTACGCTGCCGATGCCACTGGCGGTACCCGTACCGAACGCCGCGGAAACGGCGGCGACGATACAGGCGGCGACGATCACGTACTCGAACGACACAACGCCGTCCTTGTCCGTGCGCAGACGCTCAAATCCTTCGGTGATCTTGATGTAAGACTGCAACATAGGAGAAAGCCTCCTTAAGGCTTGCGCACATCGCAATTCGGTTGACCGCTGTTGACAGGAGCAATCTGCCAACAGCATTCAACATCCGGAGTTAAGCGGAGACTGCGGTGGCGACCTTGCCGGCGATCGTGGTGATCGAGGCGCTCAGAACCGAGCCGATGCCGCTGGCGGTACCCGTACCGAACGCGGCCGAGACGGCGGCGACGATGCAAGCGGCGACGATCACGTATTCAAACGACACAACGCCGGCCGCATCCGTGCGCAGACGCTTGAAGGCTTCGGTGGTCTGGATGTACAGCTTCAACATAGGAAAATATCCCTTGTATGAGTAAATTTACGCAATATGTTGGCGGGGGGCAAAATCCAGTGCCAACTAGGATTTTCTTATAATGCGTTGCGAGAAATCTGTCGATTGGTAATCGTTTATTAACCCTACTGGCGTAGTCGCTGACGCCTCTCCGCGGGAGCGACGCTTCGATGACAATGCACGAAATACCTTAAATTATAGGGTTTTCGGCATTTCTCGACATTTCATTCTAGCCGCTCCGTGCGAATACGGTGGCGGCATCCAAAGGGTGCACCGGACAAGTTGTCGCGCGAACGACGCCTGGAGTGACGGCCTCACATTCCGGTTCCACAAGGCTCCCGCCGACCATCATGCGTAGGCCGGACCGCTCGTCTCAGTAACAGGTCCCGGAATCCCCTCCGAGGCGGCCGCAGCTCTCCGGGTTGGATTGTCGCCACTGCGTGACCGCCGCCGGCGGCTTGCTCGCGTCGGCCGGCGTGGCCGGCAGCCTGCTGCGCTCTTCGTCGAGAAGCTGCGAATGCAACTTCTGGATCTGG
Protein-coding sequences here:
- a CDS encoding A24 family peptidase — encoded protein: MNWIASTTSCLEIALLLYVATIDIATRLIRNEICLALALLGIVGQLASPMQIGQSLIVAAILFLALFVIYLRGAIGGGDVKLLVALAIGLPLTGVIELLTATALAGGVLAAVHLMLRRLPQPKLAPAGSSLMRRVYAVERWRHLRHAPLPYGVAIACGGIWAILSKGI